The following proteins are co-located in the Euwallacea fornicatus isolate EFF26 chromosome 16, ASM4011564v1, whole genome shotgun sequence genome:
- the LOC136344091 gene encoding uncharacterized protein isoform X6, protein MSYVLSIQLLFKHNMTIIVISPTKNSIRKRKLGNRVGKEILTCTEYKSLLPQTQVPFLRIQINNSKMEEIRKQDKPKQEDRPRIVISQPKPKRRRMRVGDPDFTPPDGGWGWLIVFACGFSNLSTFPMFQQFGLVFRSRFKELQISTAQTTSVINMNSAFNAGMGLLNGPLFRKFTYRQMAMFGSLLVASSLFLCQFCDNFWEYMILYSALYGSGIGITQSSNALALNTYFKKKRRVATGFSWTTTGLGPIVWPYIIVALNSIYGVEGTLLIFSGFALHAFVCSLVLHPVQWHTKFRDMNPESAALLENGQTQSRAKKNWDKLRRSTSLISSQYLHNEDDPVNTGYEICDPGTPMMTKYNDGWYSRSNMGSRQSLTSNKSKSSRPESKPISAKPSASNLTEFGRDRVNSQGKRKVSQINKPTIAEEVEPHDENREPTPPKENKVLREAVKILTELEETKKRQRAASHELLAIEHNDVKPKKLSIWKKISIFFDFELFKDPIYLNLMLGITVANFAELNFSILTPMVLQEFKFSEYQTATFMSLLGGTDLVVRFFIPFIADKLGWDNKTFFLIGVLAMAFGRS, encoded by the exons ATGTCATATGTCTTGTCTATTCAATTACTGTTTAA GCACAATATGACAATTATCGTAATTAGCCCCACTAAGAACTCAATCAGAAAAAGAAAGTTGGGCAACAGAGTAGGAAAGGAGATTCTCACATGCACTGAATACAAATCACTACTGCCACAAACGCAAGTACCATTCTTAAGaattcaaataaacaatag CAAAATGGAAGAGATACGTAAACAAGACAAGCCAAAACAAGAAGACCGACCTAGGATAGTAATATCACAACCGAAGCCCAAAAGGCGGCGAATGCGAGTCGGCGATCCTGACTTCACACCTCCAGACGGGGGATGGGGGTGGTTAATTGTATTCGCTTGTGGCTTTAGTAAT CTCAGTACATTTCCAATGTTCCAACAATTTGGTTTGGTATTTAGGTCAAGATTTAAggaactccaaatttcaacagCCCAAACCACCTCAGTTATAAACATGAATTCTGCATTTAATGCTGGGATGG GGCTGTTAAATGGGCCCCTTTTCAGGAAATTCACTTATAGACAAATGGCGATGTTTGGATCGCTCTTGGTTGCGTCTTCTTTGTTTTTGTGCCAGTTTTGCGACAATTTTTGGGAGTATATGATCCTGTATTCAGCACTCTATG GCTCTGGAATCGGAATAACGCAGTCTTCAAATGCTCTAGCTTTAAACacttatttcaagaaaaaacgaCGTGTAGCTACTGGTTTTTCCTGGACTACCACCGGCTTGGGGCCTATAGTTTGGCCTTATATTATAGTAGCCTTGAATTCCATATATGGGGTTGAGGGGACTTTGTTAATTTTCTCCGGATTTGCCCTACACGCTTTTGTATGCTCTCTCGTGTTGCATCCTGTCCAATGGCACACCAAATTTAGG GACATGAACCCCGAATCAGCAGCTTTGCTAGAGAATGGCCAGACGCAGAGTAGGGCTAAGAAAAATTGGGATAAGCTAAGGAGAAGCACTAGTCTGATTTCTAGTCAGTATTTACATAATGAAGATGATCCAGTTAATACAG GTTATGAAATTTGCGATCCCGGTACTCCTATGATGACGAAATATAATGATGGCTGGTATTCCAGGTCTAACATGGGCTCCAGGCAGTCACTGACCTCGAATAAAAGTAAGAGTTCTAGACCGGAATCCAAGCCGATTTCAGCAAAGCCTTCGGCCAGcaatttaactgagtttg GCCGCGACAGGGTGAACTCGCAAGGAAAAAGGAAAGTATCCCAAATTAATAAACCCACAATAGCCGAAGAAGTGGAACCTCACGACGAAAACCGAGAACCTACACCCCCCAAAGAAAACAAAGTTCTTCGCGAGGCTGTGAAAATATTGACTGAATTAGAAGAAACCAAAAAGCGCCAACGGGCGGCATCACATGAACTGTTAGCAATTGAACACAATGACGTCAAACCCAAAAAACTTAGCATATGGAAAAAGATATCgatatttttcgatttcgAATTGTTCAAAGACCCGATTTATCTGAACTTGATGTTGGGTATCACCGTGGCGAACTTTGCTGAACTCAACTTTTCAATCCTGACTCCAATGGTGTTGCAGGAGTTCAAGTTTAGTGAATATCAAACGGCAACGTTTATGTCTTTGCTGGGAGGCACAGACTTAGTTGTGAGATTCTTCATACCCTTTATAGCAGACAAGCTTGGCTGGGATAATAAAACCTTCTTTTTGATTGGTGTACTGGCGATGGCGTTTGGACGA tcCTAG